One genomic window of Salvelinus alpinus chromosome 17, SLU_Salpinus.1, whole genome shotgun sequence includes the following:
- the LOC139542435 gene encoding proteasomal ubiquitin receptor ADRM1-like, with protein MSGALFPSLVSGSRGSSSKFLVEFRAGKMTMKGSTVTPDKRKGQVYVQQTDDSLIHFCWKDRTSGNVDDDLIIFPDDCEFKRVNQCTTGRVFVLKFKAGSKRLFFWMQEPKTEKDEEYCRKVNEYLNNPPMPGALGSGGNSGHELSALGGEGGLQSLLGNMSHNQLMQLIGPTGLGGLGGLGALAGPGLASLLSSGGPAAGNSSSSPSQSPAVTPTSTSAATRLGSSQVPTTPITPSATSAASPMASPTIPVAPSIAAGAASPTQPIQLSDLQSILATMNVPAAGQGVDLASVVTPEIMAPILANAEVQERLLPFLPSGEALPQSTGELHNTLTSPQFQQAMSLFSSALASGQLGPLMNQFGLPTEAVDAANKGDVEAFAKAMETDSKSDHEDDAKDKKDEDMSLD; from the exons ATGTCGGGAGCTCTGTTTCCCAGTCTGGTGTCGGGGTCCCGCGGCTCCTCTAGCAAATTCCTGGTTGAGTTTCGGGCCGGGAAGATGACCATGAAGGGTAGCACGGTGACTCCAGACAAGCGCAAGGGACAAGTCTATGTTCAGCAAACCGACGACTCCCTCATTCATTTCTGTTGGAAGGATCGGACCTCTGGAAACGTGGACGAT GACCTGATCATCTTCCCAGATGATTGTGAGTTCAAGAGAGTGAACCAGTGCACTACTGGTCGGGTGTTTGTACTGAAGTTCAAGGCTGGCTCCAAGAGGCTGTTCTTCTGGATGCAG GAGCCCAAAACTGAAAAGGATGAGGAGTACTGTCGTAAAGTGAATGAGTATCTAAACAACCCTCCCATGCCTGGGGCCCTTGGCAGTGGAGGCAACAGCGGGCATGAACTGTCTGCTCTGGGGG GTGAGGGTGGACTGCAGAGTCTGCTCGGTAACATGAGTCACAACCAGCTCATGCAGCTCATTGGACCAACTGGACTAGGTGGTCTTG gaggtcttggggctctggctggaccaggCCTGGCCAGCCTGCTCAGTAGTGGAGGTCCTGCAGCCGGCAACTCCTCTTCAAG TCCATCTCAATCTCCTGCTGTCACCCCCACCTCTACCTCGGCTGCCACCCGGCTGGGCTCCTCCCAGGTGCCAACCACACCCATCACCCCGTCTGCCACCAGTGCAGCGTCACCCATGGCCTCACCTACCATCCCGGTTGCCCCCTCCATCGCAGCTGGGGCAGCCAGCCCCACCCAGCCCATCCAGCTGAGTGACCTGCAGAGTATCCTAGCAACCATGAACGTACCTGCGGCTGGGCAGGGAG TGGACCTGGCCAGTGTTGTGACCCCTGAGATCATGGCTCCTATCCTGGCCAATGCTGAGGTCCAGGAGAGGCTGCTGCCCTTTCTGCCGTCAGGAGAGGCCCTGCCTCAGAGCACCGGCGAGCTCCACAACACACTCACCTCTCCACAGTTTCAGCAG GCCATGAGTCTGTTCAGCAGTGCCCTGGCGTCGGGGCAGTTGGGGCCTTTAATGAACCAGTTTGGTCTGCCAACAGAAGCTGTGGACGCAGCTAACAAAGGAG ACGTTGAGGCTTTTGCTAAAGCcatggagacagacagcaagTCTGACCATGAGGATGACGCCAAAGACAAAAAAGATGAAGATATGAGTTTGGATTAG